The following DNA comes from Solanum stenotomum isolate F172 chromosome 11, ASM1918654v1, whole genome shotgun sequence.
tgctcCAAAAACattcttattatttaatttaatttttgtttgttgcagtaacatatattatattaatgacAATCTTGATAAGAGAACTTGGACGTATATATTTGGAGCATGTTGTGCTACAACAGTGTTCATTCCTTCATTCCACAATTACAGAATTTGGTCATTTGTAGGCCTTCTTATGACTACTTACACTGCATGGTATCTTACCATAGCTTCTCTTCTCAATGGACAGGTGAATTATTAATAACTACTTTCCGTTTCTTATTCTCCGTatcgttcacttttacttgtcatgttTCACGTTACGAGAATTAATTTGACTGATCTTTAGAACTAAATTGAATTAGCAAGGTTAATTTAGATGTCCGAACAATATATTTACTATAAAGTTATaacgacaaaaaaaaaaatcttaaaatattGATTGACAGTTTGATTCTCGATAAACGAATTATGACAAGAAAAAGTGAGCTAAGGAAGTAATTTATCAAATGAAAAACGCATTTTTAgaattacttttctttttaaaaatgcaTGGCTTTTAGatataatattcattttttgaaatactacgagaaaaattagaatttaaagCTATGAACTTTGTTGCTAAATTGGTCGTAGCtaacatttttttgttaatatggTGCTTATAGAATTAGGGACGAATTTTACTGTTTAGCTATAAAATTTGTTATAAAAAATACAAGAGACTggatttgagaaagaaaaaagtataatcTATGGGAAGTAATAAAGCTTAGTTTTGGCTTGATTTAACTTTTAATATTAGAAATAGCATATGCTAATTAGTACTTTCATTTgttctaattattatttaattgattgtGACATGTCAAAGGTTGAGGGAGTGAAGCACTCAGGACCAACAACAATGGTTCTCTACTTCACTGGGGCTACAAACATTCTTTACACCTTTGGTGGCCATGCTGTCACAGTgtaagtttaattaatttaatatgtttAACAAATTCACAAGtggataaatattttaattattatatctatatctatatctagatactcttttttgtttgtttcacCAGAGACATAACACatgattataatttatttattagctCCATATCCTTTTTCCACTAATGGGAACATGCTTCCACAAAACCCGGTACCTAATAGTAATTAAGTTATGAATGTTCCCGCAAGGATATCGTTGAGTGGTTGGGAGGTGCGTTTTCCATGTGAAAGATCTGAGATcgaattcaatttttatttattatttagtgtGAGTTTATCATATGAAGCTTGTCTAATGCGTTGTGTGATTTGCGAATAAGTAGGTTATCACAAACAGGGACGACTTAAACATATCAGTGGCCTAAAATTACATTCGATCGAAGAccttatattttaatttattttaaggaagttcatgatcataacctttctgtttaatctttcttgagacataATATTATGGATTTGTCAAACTTCTAATAGTTCTTTCTCtcttatatgaaaaatttatatatatattttttaaaaatacctATAACGTAGTATTGCTTAAAAAACGAGGCCAATTAAAGAGCCTAAGGCTAATGCCTTTTTTTTAGGCTTGTTGAGCCACCCCTGACCATAAAGTACTCACCCGAAGGGCATTTCAATTATCAAACTATAATCAATTATAAGTTATGATGTAAAGATATTAAACTCATTAAATTTAAAGTTCTGAATCGTTTTCACCTAATTTTGTGTGTGAATGTAGGGAAATAATGCATGCAATGTGGAAGCCACAAAAGTTCAAGACGATATATTTGATAGCAACAATATATGTGTTAACACTAACATTGCCATCAGCAAGTGCAGTGTATTGGGCTTTTGGAGATGCACTTCTCACCCACTCTAATGCTTTGGCTTTGTTGCCAAAGACTAAATTTAGAGACTCTGCTGTCATTCTCATGCTTATTCATCAGGTCACTACaaacctttttttctttttttacattAATACATATAAACGTGTtctttaatttagttttaactgATATCGATCTGAAATCTGTACCCTCCAACTTTAggtatgcacaagtagacatgtGCGTCCTACATGATAAATCTCATGCGATTTGTCATGTAGGACgtatgtgtctacttgttcagcTTTATGATAGTTTAAGTtcctacttgtgcacaccctaAATTGAAATGCATAAATACTAGCTGAGACTAAATTAAATGACACGTTTATGTATTCTGTCTCTATTTTAAGATTTAATATGTATTTataaaaagtgatttttgacttattaacTCATAAATCTTTTTTGGTGTGTAGTTTATTACATTTGGATTTGCATGTACCCCATTGTACTTTGTATGGGAGAAGTTCATTAGAGTTCATGAGACAAAGAGCTTGTTTAAAAGAGCAATGGCAAGACTCCCTGTGGTTATTCCAATATGGTTTTTGGCAATTGTTTTCCCATTCTTTGGGCCTATCAACTCATCTGTTGGATCTCTACTTGTTAGCTTCACAGTCTACATTATTCCTGCCTTAGCACACATGCTTACTTTTGCTTCACCATCAGCTAGAGAGGTACCTACAAAAAATCCTAACGAAAATtcgattattatttttctccatCTTAATTAATGTGacacacttttcttttttgacagAACGCGGTGGAGCAACCACCATCATTCTTGGGAAGGTGGGTTGGGTTGTATTGTACCAACATATTTGTTGTGGTATGGGTCTTTATTGTTGGTTTTGGATTTGGAGGGTGGGCAAGTATGGTCAATTTTGTACAT
Coding sequences within:
- the LOC125845003 gene encoding auxin transporter-like protein 3 translates to MASEKVETVIAGNYLEMEREGEETNSNNSVRNKLSNFFWHGGSVYDAWFSCSSNQVAQVLLTLPYSFSQLGMLSGILFQLFYGLMGSWTAYLISVLYVEYRTRKEREKVDFRNHVIQWFEVLDGLLGKHWRNIGLFFNCTFLLFGSVIQLIACASNIYYINDNLDKRTWTYIFGACCATTVFIPSFHNYRIWSFVGLLMTTYTAWYLTIASLLNGQVEGVKHSGPTTMVLYFTGATNILYTFGGHAVTVEIMHAMWKPQKFKTIYLIATIYVLTLTLPSASAVYWAFGDALLTHSNALALLPKTKFRDSAVILMLIHQFITFGFACTPLYFVWEKFIRVHETKSLFKRAMARLPVVIPIWFLAIVFPFFGPINSSVGSLLVSFTVYIIPALAHMLTFASPSARENAVEQPPSFLGRWVGLYCTNIFVVVWVFIVGFGFGGWASMVNFVHQINTFGLFTKCYQCPPHKA